A part of Sulfurimonas sp. genomic DNA contains:
- a CDS encoding DEAD/DEAH box helicase family protein, producing MNNLLYQSIESAFEYVEKPDIPKSITDNIKQPLREYQISALENFIFYMTSKKHKDIPSKHLLFHMATGSGKTNIIAASILYLYERGYRDFIFFVNTNNIITKTKANLADRYSSKYLFKEKILINNKEVSINLIDDTFESSKNDDINILFTTINKLHSDLETTVKENSITYADFKDKKLVLIADEAHHLNANTKTEKDTEQNWEQTTKNLLNTNKENVLLEFTATQDLEDKKIGAKYRDKIIADYPLVKFKEDRYSKDIKLISDNLDDKKRILSAVMVSEYRRLVAQKELNLSIKPIILFKTVKNTQNIDAVFDVFVKLIEDLCIKDIDEIFKISEIKAIKELEKIVSDKKVFVQNIKYAFEKSNCLVIHSKVKDKEEKLAYLNSLEDAKNRIRAIFEVNILNEGWDVLNLFDIVKLDEMQKNTKSTISEAQLIGRGARYFPFAYKDEDRYKRKFDKEFEHPLRVLEEMHFYSVNQSDYIASLTKELRKIGLLDDEGDEPKTVELKLKQSFLEDEFYKNGVVFVNRKVSQDKGIIKGISDYVGNSYKTQKRYIDNTTHELKVFDEEITEVNFSKIAKFKIKEIDKNLVRVAINKKPFFYFESLKNYFINLTSISEFIASDDYLGCVEFAFYTTKEFELNTEVKIKFILELLRDIESKIVKNAKEHIGSREFYPVRISSKIPAKKTIKLKESDSRIDVIDDWYVFEAHGGTSEERHFTDFILKVSDELKTKYKTVKLIRNEKAFEIYSFDKLRDGARFEPDFVLLLKDENDCYHQIFCEPKGDWTKDAKEGFENSSEKWKNEFLEDITKLTAQNSLVLEDINENRLKLYENGCYKLFGLPFYNHANESEFRERFAELIL from the coding sequence ATGAATAATCTTTTATATCAAAGTATCGAGAGTGCTTTTGAGTATGTAGAAAAACCAGATATCCCAAAAAGCATAACGGACAACATAAAACAGCCGCTTCGTGAGTATCAAATCAGCGCGCTTGAAAATTTTATCTTTTACATGACAAGCAAAAAGCATAAAGATATCCCAAGCAAACACCTACTTTTTCACATGGCAACGGGAAGCGGAAAAACGAACATTATCGCCGCTTCTATTTTGTACCTTTATGAGAGAGGCTATAGAGATTTTATCTTTTTTGTAAACACCAACAACATCATCACAAAAACAAAAGCAAATCTTGCGGATAGATACTCGTCAAAGTATCTCTTTAAAGAAAAAATCCTCATAAACAATAAAGAAGTAAGCATCAACCTCATAGACGATACATTTGAGAGTTCAAAAAATGATGATATAAATATCCTCTTTACGACCATAAACAAACTGCATAGCGATTTGGAGACTACCGTAAAAGAGAACTCCATCACATACGCCGACTTTAAAGATAAAAAGCTTGTACTCATAGCGGATGAGGCACACCACTTAAACGCAAATACTAAAACCGAAAAAGATACAGAGCAAAACTGGGAACAGACTACAAAAAATCTTTTAAATACAAACAAAGAGAATGTTTTGCTGGAGTTTACGGCAACACAAGATTTGGAAGATAAAAAGATAGGCGCAAAATACAGAGATAAAATCATCGCCGACTATCCGCTTGTAAAGTTTAAAGAGGATAGATACTCCAAAGATATCAAACTTATAAGCGATAACCTAGATGATAAAAAACGGATTTTATCGGCGGTAATGGTAAGCGAATACAGACGACTTGTGGCGCAAAAAGAGTTAAACTTGAGCATAAAGCCAATCATTTTATTTAAAACCGTAAAAAATACCCAAAATATCGATGCGGTGTTTGATGTGTTTGTAAAACTAATAGAGGATTTGTGCATAAAAGATATTGATGAAATTTTTAAAATTTCAGAGATAAAAGCCATAAAAGAGCTAGAAAAAATAGTGAGCGATAAAAAAGTTTTTGTGCAAAATATCAAATACGCTTTTGAAAAATCAAACTGTTTGGTTATCCACTCAAAGGTAAAAGATAAAGAGGAAAAACTAGCATATCTCAACTCTCTTGAAGATGCCAAAAATAGAATCAGAGCTATTTTTGAGGTAAATATTTTAAATGAAGGTTGGGATGTTTTAAATCTCTTTGATATTGTAAAACTTGATGAGATGCAAAAAAATACAAAAAGTACTATCAGCGAAGCGCAGCTTATCGGGAGAGGAGCAAGATACTTTCCTTTTGCATATAAAGATGAAGACAGATATAAAAGAAAGTTTGACAAAGAGTTTGAACATCCTTTAAGAGTTTTAGAGGAGATGCACTTTTATAGTGTAAATCAGAGTGATTATATAGCATCTCTTACAAAAGAGCTTAGAAAAATCGGGCTTCTTGATGATGAGGGTGATGAGCCTAAAACCGTTGAGCTAAAGTTAAAGCAGAGCTTTTTAGAAGATGAGTTTTACAAAAACGGTGTAGTTTTCGTAAATAGAAAAGTATCTCAAGACAAAGGTATAATAAAAGGTATTAGTGACTATGTCGGTAACTCTTATAAAACGCAAAAAAGATATATTGACAACACGACACACGAGCTAAAAGTGTTTGATGAGGAAATAACAGAGGTAAACTTTAGCAAAATAGCAAAATTTAAAATCAAAGAGATTGATAAAAATTTGGTGCGGGTTGCAATAAATAAAAAGCCGTTCTTTTACTTTGAGAGCCTAAAGAACTATTTTATAAATCTTACAAGCATAAGCGAGTTTATAGCAAGCGATGACTATCTTGGATGTGTGGAGTTTGCTTTTTACACTACAAAAGAGTTTGAGCTTAATACTGAGGTAAAGATAAAATTTATCCTTGAACTCTTGCGCGATATAGAGAGCAAGATAGTAAAAAATGCAAAAGAACATATCGGAAGCCGTGAATTTTACCCTGTACGAATCAGCTCAAAAATACCTGCTAAAAAAACTATAAAATTAAAAGAGAGTGATAGCAGAATCGATGTCATAGATGATTGGTATGTTTTTGAAGCACACGGCGGGACGAGCGAAGAGAGACATTTTACAGACTTTATACTAAAAGTATCAGATGAATTAAAAACAAAATATAAAACCGTAAAACTTATACGAAACGAAAAAGCATTTGAGATTTACAGTTTTGACAAGCTACGAGACGGGGCGAGGTTTGAGCCTGATTTTGTACTGCTTTTAAAAGATGAAAATGACTGCTATCATCAGATTTTTTGCGAGCCAAAGGGCGACTGGACAAAAGACGCAAAAGAAGGGTTTGAAAACTCTTCAGAAAAATGGAAAAATGAATTTTTGGAGGATATTACAAAGCTCACTGCTCAAAATAGTTTAGTGCTAGAAGACATAAACGAAAATAGGCTTAAACTTTATGAAAACGGATGCTATAAACTTTTTGGGCTTCCTTTTTATAACCATGCAAACGAGAGTGAATTTAGAGAGAGGTTTGCAGAGTTAATTTTGTAG